The Candidatus Kaelpia imicola genome contains a region encoding:
- a CDS encoding class I SAM-dependent methyltransferase, with translation MLNYFKLTHNYWWIKIKYETALKTLKKLKMPEETLILDAGCGNGYFSNIALNYKKIIALDLKTMDNNTIENRVIANLTNLPFKKESFKIVVSFEVLEHIKDDKRALEEISRVLEKSGLLFGSLPMSPTLWGQQDKLNKHYRRYRKRELLDKLSKSGFSNTEVDLFGWTIFLAVYLFRKFQKILNIKKETDDCINLPDFLNNLSFFFIRWDLAFSKRFNIPFGVSSIFRARKS, from the coding sequence ATGCTGAACTATTTTAAGCTTACCCACAACTACTGGTGGATAAAGATAAAGTATGAGACCGCACTAAAAACCCTCAAAAAACTAAAGATGCCCGAAGAGACATTGATACTTGATGCAGGCTGCGGCAACGGTTATTTTTCAAATATAGCCTTAAACTATAAAAAAATAATAGCCCTGGATTTAAAAACAATGGATAACAACACTATAGAGAATCGAGTAATCGCGAATTTGACCAATCTACCGTTTAAAAAAGAGAGCTTTAAAATTGTAGTCTCCTTTGAAGTATTAGAGCATATAAAAGATGACAAGAGAGCCTTAGAAGAGATATCCAGAGTTTTAGAGAAATCCGGACTTCTATTCGGCTCTCTACCCATGTCGCCTACCCTCTGGGGACAGCAAGATAAGCTTAACAAGCATTACCGCCGCTACAGAAAGAGAGAACTCTTGGATAAACTATCCAAATCCGGCTTTAGTAATACAGAAGTTGATCTTTTTGGCTGGACAATATTTTTAGCTGTATATCTATTCAGAAAATTTCAAAAAATATTAAATATAAAAAAAGAGACGGATGACTGTATAAATCTACCTGATTTTTTAAACAATCTCTCCTTCTTTTTTATAAGATGGGACTTAGCCTTTTCTAAGAGATTCAATATACCTTTTGGAGTAAGCTCAATCTTTAGAGCTCGAAAATCATAG
- the recR gene encoding recombination mediator RecR, with protein MMKFELLNSLIEKFVKFPGVGRKTAERYVFHILDMKADEVEELVDSMKYLKERVCNCKQCNNLTEDEFCDICKSGNRDSSLLCVVEEPKDLIAIEKAGCFKGKYFVLLGVLSPLDGVGIEDIKLNELFCYVKSNSTIKEIIISTDADAEGESTAYYIMKLLKPLGRKVSRIGMGLPVGADLEFIDRNTLQEAFKGRKEIL; from the coding sequence ATGATGAAGTTTGAACTACTCAATAGCTTGATTGAAAAATTTGTCAAATTTCCCGGTGTAGGTAGAAAAACTGCGGAACGTTATGTTTTTCATATATTAGATATGAAGGCCGATGAAGTAGAGGAGTTGGTGGATTCTATGAAGTATCTTAAGGAGAGGGTCTGTAACTGCAAGCAGTGTAATAACCTTACTGAGGATGAGTTTTGTGATATCTGTAAGAGTGGAAATAGAGATAGCTCTCTTCTCTGCGTTGTTGAGGAGCCAAAAGATTTGATAGCTATCGAAAAGGCAGGATGTTTTAAGGGCAAATACTTTGTTCTCTTGGGTGTACTCTCACCTCTGGATGGTGTAGGAATTGAAGATATAAAACTGAATGAGCTTTTCTGTTATGTTAAATCCAACTCTACTATAAAAGAGATTATTATATCAACAGATGCTGATGCTGAAGGTGAATCTACAGCCTATTACATTATGAAGCTGCTTAAGCCTTTGGGCAGGAAGGTTTCACGTATAGGTATGGGTTTACCTGTCGGAGCAGATTTGGAATTCATAGATAGAAATACACTTCAGGAAGCTTTTAAAGGGCGAAAAGAGATTCTCTGA
- a CDS encoding aspartate aminotransferase family protein — protein sequence MKNKDVARLYSKYIMDTYTHLPISLVKGRESRVWDLEQNEYLDLFPGWGVSILGHSPSKVVSHIRNQAGKIIHISNNYYNHLQAKLAQKIVKIAQIDAKVFFCNSGAEANEGAFKLARLYGAGNRYKIITMNDSFHGRTLASLSATGQEKYKKDFEPLPEGFTHVPFNDFEAFQSSVDNETVAIMLELVQGEGGINVADYDYIQRVKKFCNERDILFIADEVQTGMGRTGKWFAYQNFDIEPDIVTLAKGIGGGVPMGAVFAKDKVADCIKPGMHASTFGGSPIACKAALAVVDTIMSKKLLNNVTDMSKYFKGRLLDLKEKYDLIDSVRGLGLMIGVEVKDKGKEIFEGCLANRLLINLTQGNILRFLPALNINKKDIDKAIIILDGVLKEVQR from the coding sequence ATGAAGAATAAAGATGTTGCCCGGTTATATTCTAAATATATTATGGATACATATACCCATCTTCCAATCTCTCTTGTAAAGGGAAGAGAGTCCAGGGTATGGGATTTAGAGCAGAATGAGTATTTGGATTTATTTCCAGGTTGGGGTGTCTCTATTTTGGGACATTCTCCTTCTAAGGTTGTCTCTCATATTAGAAATCAAGCCGGTAAGATAATACATATATCTAACAATTACTACAACCACCTCCAGGCTAAGCTTGCTCAAAAAATAGTTAAAATAGCGCAGATCGACGCCAAAGTTTTTTTCTGCAATTCAGGAGCAGAGGCTAATGAAGGAGCCTTTAAACTGGCAAGGTTATACGGAGCAGGCAATAGATATAAAATAATTACGATGAACGACTCTTTTCATGGCAGAACTCTAGCCTCTCTCTCTGCAACAGGGCAGGAAAAATACAAAAAAGATTTCGAGCCTCTACCCGAAGGTTTTACCCATGTTCCTTTTAACGATTTTGAGGCTTTTCAGAGCAGTGTTGACAATGAAACTGTGGCGATTATGTTAGAGCTGGTTCAGGGTGAGGGCGGTATAAATGTTGCCGATTACGACTATATCCAGAGAGTGAAAAAGTTTTGTAATGAGCGGGATATATTATTTATTGCTGATGAGGTTCAGACTGGAATGGGTAGGACCGGAAAATGGTTTGCATATCAGAATTTTGACATTGAGCCCGATATAGTTACTTTAGCAAAAGGTATTGGCGGAGGAGTTCCTATGGGTGCTGTTTTTGCCAAAGATAAGGTTGCTGATTGTATTAAGCCTGGAATGCATGCTTCTACTTTTGGCGGAAGCCCTATTGCATGTAAAGCGGCTTTAGCCGTTGTAGATACTATAATGAGCAAGAAATTGCTCAATAATGTAACCGATATGAGTAAATATTTTAAAGGCAGGCTGCTGGATTTAAAAGAAAAGTATGATTTAATAGATAGTGTTAGAGGTTTAGGTCTCATGATAGGTGTGGAGGTTAAAGATAAAGGCAAGGAGATTTTTGAGGGCTGCCTTGCTAATAGGCTTTTAATTAATTTAACCCAGGGCAATATCTTAAGATTTTTGCCGGCGCTGAATATTAACAAAAAGGATATAGATAAAGCTATTATAATATTAGATGGAGTATTAAAAGAGGTGCAGAGATGA
- a CDS encoding glycosyltransferase family 39 protein: MSRKTVFLILLLIVVFHLLNNFIILTIDDTPPVGHYGLYFSHSLYLFEQFKNLSPGFITELFNVNSIYPPLLYLTPIPLYYIFSIDYDVASFSVGLLYLSVFIFSLYFLATYLFKPSVGIVAALIGSLFAAVFGYARLFLMAFPMVAILTLNIYLMFKTEVFKKRLYVVLFASVLALGMLMKKFYFIYISFFTLIYLIENRKLISKERFKVFLNIFIAAGIVISISGYWYLRNIEPILFQLKSDQPTIFYNEGYSFNFLIYLKYLIRYQLGWFLFSLFLISFIYLVIKKRSALFLSAWVIWPYLISSLFIVEKSSRYTMAMLPAIAIIIANGIMGFSDNLKLKRRPALRCSLMFLILAVPVFNFFKTSYGGGVEVFNYRDETDRFFYTGLLRSKKIGWDIEDLEKTLIQDGKNKIMIDGFGYWYLLNDYLNNFIENNNLSISFIHLEFDERDKDYRKLIEEGDFIILRSDDGSSIPNISLPFENENLEKIRSLLVIFNEYKEKFELINRVTIEGRFTERTLLIYKRI; the protein is encoded by the coding sequence ATGTCCAGGAAAACAGTTTTTTTGATACTTCTTCTTATAGTCGTATTTCATCTCTTAAACAATTTTATTATTCTCACAATAGATGATACTCCTCCAGTAGGACACTATGGGCTCTATTTTTCACATAGCCTGTATCTCTTTGAACAGTTTAAAAATCTTTCGCCTGGATTTATAACTGAGCTGTTTAACGTTAATAGTATATATCCCCCTCTGCTCTATTTAACGCCCATACCTCTCTATTATATTTTTAGCATAGATTATGATGTTGCTTCTTTTTCAGTCGGACTGCTCTATCTTTCTGTATTTATATTCTCTCTATATTTTCTAGCAACCTACCTCTTTAAACCTTCTGTAGGGATTGTAGCTGCTCTTATCGGTTCTCTCTTTGCGGCAGTCTTTGGCTATGCCAGGCTATTTCTAATGGCATTTCCAATGGTTGCCATTTTGACATTGAATATCTATCTTATGTTTAAGACCGAAGTGTTTAAGAAGAGGCTATATGTAGTACTCTTTGCTTCTGTTTTAGCTTTAGGGATGCTGATGAAGAAATTTTACTTTATCTATATCTCTTTTTTTACATTAATCTATCTGATTGAAAACAGAAAATTGATATCTAAAGAGCGGTTCAAGGTTTTTTTAAATATTTTTATTGCAGCTGGTATTGTTATATCTATTTCCGGGTATTGGTATCTTCGCAACATTGAACCCATTTTGTTCCAGCTTAAAAGTGACCAGCCTACAATATTTTATAATGAAGGCTATAGTTTTAATTTTTTAATTTATTTAAAGTATTTGATTAGATATCAATTAGGTTGGTTCTTATTCTCTCTTTTTTTAATATCTTTTATCTATCTTGTTATCAAAAAGAGGTCCGCGCTTTTTCTATCAGCTTGGGTTATATGGCCCTACCTTATCTCTTCTCTTTTTATTGTTGAGAAGAGTTCCCGCTATACAATGGCCATGCTGCCTGCGATTGCTATCATAATTGCTAATGGAATAATGGGATTTTCAGATAACCTGAAGCTTAAAAGAAGGCCTGCTTTAAGGTGCTCTCTTATGTTTTTAATTTTAGCTGTTCCGGTGTTTAATTTTTTTAAGACCTCTTATGGCGGGGGAGTAGAAGTGTTCAATTATAGGGATGAGACAGATAGGTTCTTTTATACCGGATTATTAAGGTCTAAGAAGATTGGTTGGGATATTGAAGATTTAGAAAAAACCTTAATTCAAGATGGTAAAAATAAAATCATGATAGATGGGTTCGGCTACTGGTATCTTTTAAATGACTACTTGAATAACTTTATTGAAAATAACAATCTCTCTATCAGCTTTATTCATTTGGAGTTTGACGAAAGAGATAAAGATTATAGAAAGCTTATAGAGGAAGGGGATTTTATTATTTTAAGATCCGATGACGGGTCTTCTATTCCCAATATCAGCCTACCTTTTGAAAATGAAAACTTAGAGAAGATCCGTTCTCTTCTGGTTATATTTAATGAATATAAAGAGAAGTTTGAATTAATCAATAGGGTTACCATAGAAGGTAGGTTTACGGAGAGAACGCTGTTGATTTATAAGAGAATATAG
- the tadA gene encoding tRNA adenosine(34) deaminase TadA, with the protein MNDNFYMQEALKEAFKALDKDEVPVGAVIVYQNKIVARAYNQVRMLKDPTAHAEILAITQAADYLKYERLNGCNIYVTIEPCIMCAGALILARVDKLIYGASDNRQGAFGSLLDVTKYKDTHHKIKVKNGVLKEDCAFLVQDFFKEKRVTA; encoded by the coding sequence ATGAACGACAATTTTTACATGCAGGAGGCTTTAAAAGAGGCTTTTAAAGCACTGGATAAAGACGAGGTGCCTGTTGGGGCGGTTATAGTATATCAGAATAAGATAGTAGCCCGAGCATACAATCAGGTAAGAATGTTAAAGGATCCTACTGCTCATGCGGAGATTCTTGCTATAACACAGGCAGCAGATTATTTAAAGTACGAGAGATTGAATGGATGTAATATCTATGTTACAATCGAGCCGTGTATAATGTGTGCTGGTGCGTTAATATTGGCGCGGGTAGATAAATTGATATACGGAGCTTCAGATAATAGACAGGGAGCTTTTGGTTCTCTGCTGGATGTTACAAAATACAAAGATACGCATCATAAGATAAAAGTAAAGAATGGTGTTTTAAAAGAAGATTGTGCTTTTTTAGTTCAGGATTTTTTTAAAGAGAAAAGAGTTACAGCTTAA
- a CDS encoding glycosyltransferase family 2 protein, with amino-acid sequence MEKIIRHSISVVLPFYNEQYHIERAITDINDYLVQKFQSYEIILVDDGSKDSSFSIAHRLSLHNDRIKLIKHNSNTGYGASLATGFKNCSNDTIFFTDSDRQFDIKNLELLLPSIRNHDIVIGYRKIRKDSLLRIVLSKGYNLLMRYIFNLNVKDIDCAFKLFHKDIFNKITIESKRFSVNTEILAKAKIFNLSIAEISVEHFPRLGDYSKIGIQDIPRTLREVFRIWKSTRRIKKDAELF; translated from the coding sequence ATGGAAAAAATAATCAGGCATTCAATAAGCGTAGTACTGCCATTTTATAATGAACAGTATCATATAGAGAGAGCCATAACAGATATTAACGATTATTTAGTTCAAAAGTTCCAATCCTATGAAATTATACTAGTAGATGACGGGAGTAAAGATAGCTCTTTCTCTATAGCCCATAGATTGAGCCTTCATAACGATAGAATAAAACTTATCAAGCATAACTCTAATACAGGTTACGGTGCATCGTTAGCGACAGGATTTAAAAACTGCAGTAATGATACAATATTCTTTACTGATTCCGACAGGCAGTTTGACATAAAAAACCTTGAACTATTACTACCGAGCATTAGAAACCATGATATAGTAATCGGCTATCGTAAAATAAGAAAAGACTCTCTTTTGAGAATAGTGCTCTCAAAAGGCTATAACCTGCTCATGCGATACATATTCAACCTTAATGTGAAGGACATAGACTGCGCTTTTAAACTATTTCATAAAGACATCTTTAATAAAATAACTATTGAATCTAAAAGATTCTCTGTAAATACAGAGATATTGGCAAAAGCAAAAATATTCAATCTTTCTATCGCTGAGATATCCGTAGAACATTTTCCAAGACTCGGAGATTATTCAAAGATAGGCATCCAGGATATTCCAAGAACACTTAGAGAGGTATTCCGAATATGGAAATCTACTCGCAGGATAAAAAAAGATGCTGAACTATTTTAA
- a CDS encoding PAS domain S-box protein has protein sequence MKRDVQKELSSLRRELDCLKKKEKSYKKNGLELRESEERFRKLFDATMEAIVLHEKGRILAVNKFFLKMFGYRKKSEIIGKSVLDLATPKYRNIVKRHVLSGYQKVYIAEGKKCDGTIVKAVLSSRPVKLRGRNVRVTVLRDITSQDKEQKELKLFKTVADVSKYGSAIMDMNKRLVYINGAFAKMHGYSKKELIGRKILLLHSNRNLKKIDKSIEDVIKKGGFIDCEQVHLRKDGTEFVASMSAALIEGDSTDSSYMTAVIIDISDRKKAEVLLKAERAQLLSIFDSIDEVIYVTDPHNYEILYMNKFFKKILGKNSIGGFCYREFQNFDRPCYFCTNEIILKRAGRPYKWEYHNPILDKDYYIVDRIIKWPDGRDVRFEIAIDITERKKAEALIMRYNRELEGEVKRRTDELLKAERKLEESKRLSDIGMLAATVAHELNNPLGVIKTAVFNIRKERAEIDDDLEGHLFNIEKKISQSSRIIKNLLGYAKIKKPIYEKVDIITIVDECIDSCSKKYSDYEVVIDKRYKIDRDKVIKADIIQIIELFTNILENAFQSFKGKKGKIIIIVNRSKDKSSIDFKIRDSGSGVPEDDLDNVFEPFFTKKPRGLGLGLTVSKQIVHLHRGSIYFKSKLGEGTEVNISLPCTIG, from the coding sequence TTAAGTAGTTTAAGGCGGGAGTTAGACTGCCTTAAGAAGAAAGAGAAATCTTATAAAAAAAACGGGTTAGAGTTACGGGAGAGCGAAGAGAGGTTTAGGAAGCTATTTGACGCTACCATGGAGGCTATAGTCTTACATGAGAAGGGTAGGATTTTAGCGGTAAACAAATTCTTTCTCAAAATGTTCGGTTATAGAAAAAAGTCTGAAATAATAGGAAAGAGCGTTCTGGATTTAGCCACTCCTAAATATAGAAACATTGTTAAAAGACACGTGCTGTCAGGTTATCAGAAAGTATATATTGCCGAGGGTAAAAAGTGTGATGGGACCATTGTAAAAGCTGTGCTTTCAAGTAGGCCTGTTAAGCTGAGAGGCAGGAATGTTAGGGTGACTGTTCTGCGTGATATTACTTCTCAGGATAAAGAACAGAAGGAATTAAAGCTCTTTAAAACAGTTGCTGATGTTTCGAAGTACGGTTCAGCTATTATGGATATGAATAAGAGGTTGGTGTATATCAACGGTGCTTTTGCTAAAATGCACGGCTACAGCAAAAAAGAGCTTATAGGTAGAAAGATACTCCTTCTGCATTCTAATCGGAATTTAAAAAAAATAGATAAATCTATTGAAGATGTTATTAAAAAAGGAGGTTTTATTGATTGCGAGCAGGTTCACTTAAGAAAAGACGGTACAGAGTTTGTTGCTTCTATGAGCGCAGCTTTAATAGAAGGTGATAGCACAGATTCTTCCTATATGACTGCTGTAATTATAGATATAAGCGATAGAAAAAAAGCCGAGGTTTTACTTAAAGCAGAGCGTGCTCAACTTCTCTCTATCTTTGATAGCATAGATGAGGTGATCTATGTTACAGATCCTCATAATTATGAGATTCTGTATATGAATAAGTTTTTTAAAAAGATTTTAGGCAAGAATTCTATAGGAGGTTTTTGTTATCGTGAATTTCAGAATTTTGATAGACCCTGCTACTTCTGCACAAATGAAATAATCTTAAAAAGGGCTGGTAGACCTTATAAGTGGGAATATCATAACCCGATTCTGGATAAAGATTATTATATTGTAGATAGAATTATTAAATGGCCTGATGGTCGGGATGTAAGGTTTGAAATAGCGATAGATATTACAGAGCGTAAAAAAGCTGAAGCTCTTATTATGAGGTATAACAGAGAACTTGAAGGAGAGGTAAAGAGAAGAACAGATGAATTACTGAAAGCAGAGAGGAAGCTTGAAGAGTCTAAACGTCTCTCTGATATCGGTATGTTGGCTGCAACAGTAGCGCATGAACTCAATAACCCTTTGGGAGTTATAAAGACAGCTGTATTTAATATCAGGAAAGAGAGAGCTGAGATTGACGATGATTTGGAGGGCCATCTCTTTAACATAGAGAAGAAGATATCCCAGAGCAGCAGGATTATTAAAAATTTGCTTGGTTATGCTAAAATAAAGAAGCCTATTTATGAAAAGGTAGATATTATAACTATCGTTGATGAATGTATCGACAGTTGTAGCAAAAAATATAGCGATTATGAAGTAGTTATCGATAAAAGGTATAAGATAGATAGAGATAAAGTTATAAAGGCAGATATTATACAGATAATCGAGCTGTTTACAAATATCCTTGAGAATGCCTTCCAATCTTTTAAAGGTAAAAAAGGGAAGATAATAATAATTGTAAATCGTAGTAAAGATAAGAGTAGTATCGATTTTAAGATTAGGGATAGTGGTTCGGGTGTGCCTGAGGATGACTTAGATAATGTCTTTGAACCATTTTTTACAAAAAAACCAAGAGGTCTAGGCCTAGGACTTACTGTTTCGAAGCAGATAGTCCATCTTCATAGAGGCAGCATATATTTTAAGAGTAAATTGGGAGAAGGAACAGAGGTGAATATAAGTTTGCCTTGTACAATAGGATAG
- a CDS encoding glycosyltransferase family 39 protein, translating into MSINKIDKKNSKHLLMTLLSISALLFIAINLLWEHYNFNFSYMCMGSDNFNSIIDLFINLQHDIGFLKDSLYLSYGHSSYPSLYFLIHSLTGLILGRINHMTVVTVNSVIVLISALFSYKISSVLKNRSAGCISFIILTLYPATYGISRYPMLETLILALVPLIIYLIIKSQNFSNTKYSILLGLSLCLGLLTKYHFLIFVVPGIIYELFKLIINWNKNSTSTNKTKCLNIALIIFIALAPAIGYYVKNYKEIIRYLLMSYSRKGLIGGETIPSGSLNSWFFYLFTLINYQLSLPFFLVFISGTINLIFRKKIDQNFTHLWLAILIPYLFLQTGDVKWARYSIGYIPICAIISAIFISGLKKGLRNTTISVLFLFGITQNISSSFLEIKQKPLLKTKLFKDRDYYDAKGNIYPLLYNYEVRPPDYNNKIIFQSIIEQIKIYSTDKLIIDMFIRESKSHQLCSEISAYLKIYADKHSLKYRLIFTAKDIEQIIMDAKSFKESISVFRIMPEEESRLYSLSDNIEREEVLKLRLTSTDSKNLITHLLLWKK; encoded by the coding sequence ATGTCGATAAATAAGATAGATAAAAAAAACAGCAAGCATCTGCTGATGACCCTGCTGTCTATCTCTGCATTACTTTTTATAGCAATAAATCTACTCTGGGAACATTATAATTTCAACTTTAGCTATATGTGTATGGGCTCAGATAATTTTAATAGCATAATAGACCTTTTTATAAATTTACAACACGACATTGGATTCTTAAAAGACTCTCTTTACTTGAGCTACGGCCATAGCTCTTATCCCTCACTCTATTTTCTGATTCATTCCCTGACAGGATTAATTCTGGGAAGAATAAATCATATGACAGTAGTAACAGTTAACTCTGTAATAGTATTAATATCAGCTCTATTTAGCTATAAAATATCATCAGTTCTTAAAAATAGGTCTGCAGGCTGCATAAGCTTTATTATCCTGACACTCTATCCTGCAACTTACGGAATATCCCGCTATCCGATGTTAGAGACACTTATCCTGGCTTTAGTTCCCCTGATAATCTATCTGATTATAAAAAGCCAGAACTTCTCAAACACCAAATATTCAATACTCCTGGGGCTATCTCTCTGTTTGGGGCTATTAACTAAATATCACTTCTTGATATTTGTTGTCCCAGGCATTATCTATGAACTCTTTAAGCTAATAATTAACTGGAATAAAAACTCAACATCTACCAATAAGACTAAATGTTTAAATATAGCGCTAATAATCTTTATCGCCTTAGCCCCTGCTATAGGCTACTATGTAAAAAACTATAAAGAGATAATTAGATACCTGCTTATGAGCTACAGCAGAAAGGGTCTAATAGGTGGAGAGACGATACCGTCTGGCAGCTTAAACTCCTGGTTTTTCTATCTTTTTACACTTATAAATTATCAACTATCATTACCATTCTTCTTAGTGTTTATCTCGGGCACTATAAATCTAATCTTTCGAAAAAAAATAGACCAAAATTTTACACATCTATGGTTAGCTATTTTAATCCCCTATCTCTTCCTTCAAACCGGAGATGTAAAATGGGCGCGTTACAGTATCGGCTATATCCCAATATGCGCCATAATATCGGCCATATTCATATCCGGACTTAAAAAAGGATTACGCAATACAACAATCTCGGTATTGTTTTTATTCGGGATAACGCAGAATATTTCATCCTCTTTCCTAGAGATCAAGCAGAAACCCCTTCTTAAAACAAAACTCTTCAAAGATAGAGATTATTATGACGCTAAAGGTAATATCTATCCCCTGTTATACAATTATGAGGTAAGACCGCCGGATTATAATAATAAGATTATCTTTCAGAGTATAATAGAGCAGATCAAAATATACTCAACTGATAAATTGATAATAGATATGTTTATTAGAGAGAGCAAATCCCATCAACTATGTAGTGAAATAAGCGCCTACCTTAAAATATACGCCGATAAGCACTCTCTCAAATATAGGTTGATATTTACAGCTAAAGATATAGAACAGATAATAATGGATGCAAAAAGCTTCAAAGAGTCAATATCGGTCTTTAGAATCATGCCTGAAGAAGAGAGCAGGCTCTATTCACTCTCCGATAACATAGAGAGAGAGGAAGTACTTAAACTAAGACTAACAAGCACTGATTCAAAGAATTTAATAACACACCTATTGCTATGGAAAAAATAA
- the dnaX gene encoding DNA polymerase III subunit gamma/tau, translating to MSYLALARKWRPQNFDDIVAQDHIVEILKNAIRLNRVSHAYLFAGPRGIGKTTTARVLAKALNCKESFSPAPCLKCGNCLQIKEGSSLDVLEIDGASNRGIDQIRDLRENVKLKPAQSRFKIYIIDEVHMLTEAAFNALLKTLEEPPEHVKFIFATTQPNKVPVTILSRCQRFDFKPFSITAIKEKLIDILTQEKIDFEPEAVLMIAESAGGSLRDGESLLDQLICVAKGGKLKVDMVKDFLGVIETTVLYDLTQSLIKSDVNKSFTILDRLLSDGRDIPIIIESLLSYFRAVLHYKILCSTDFTVGTIAVDLDKVKEQSGQLSREELIFILELLSELQNRAKIVLSPRVLVEVGLLKICSRSKYQIVFNQFLDNDSKERRSVKERVLPLVKPKLQINTLIKKKVTKTSLSQNDNNFKKNDSELKSNNKALSFQEIEEVWRDVVGDLRDTKLYLASYLEGSKVKSFESDSIVVEVKIDFDFQRELIDENDNRRIIEDSISLKSGRKIRLKYLYSKVITVDNKKRIQEILKNPNIKKISKLFNAKVLKVIPRNDEV from the coding sequence TTGAGTTATTTAGCTTTAGCAAGGAAGTGGCGTCCTCAGAATTTCGATGATATAGTTGCTCAAGACCATATTGTTGAAATATTAAAGAATGCGATTAGACTTAATAGAGTTTCTCATGCCTATCTTTTTGCAGGTCCTCGAGGGATAGGTAAGACTACAACAGCCCGAGTTTTAGCAAAAGCATTAAACTGTAAAGAGTCCTTCTCTCCAGCTCCTTGCCTTAAGTGCGGTAACTGTCTTCAGATAAAAGAGGGCAGCAGCCTTGATGTTTTAGAGATTGATGGGGCTTCTAATAGGGGGATAGACCAGATTCGCGATCTGCGTGAAAATGTTAAGTTAAAACCGGCTCAATCCAGATTTAAGATATATATAATAGATGAGGTTCATATGTTGACAGAGGCTGCTTTCAATGCGCTTCTTAAGACATTAGAAGAGCCGCCGGAGCATGTTAAGTTTATCTTTGCTACGACTCAACCTAACAAGGTTCCAGTTACTATCCTTTCGCGCTGCCAGAGGTTTGATTTTAAGCCGTTCTCTATAACTGCAATAAAAGAGAAGCTTATTGATATATTAACTCAAGAGAAGATAGATTTTGAGCCTGAAGCTGTTCTTATGATAGCAGAATCTGCCGGGGGTAGTTTGCGGGATGGGGAGTCTCTATTAGATCAGCTTATATGTGTTGCAAAAGGCGGGAAGCTTAAGGTAGATATGGTCAAAGATTTTTTAGGAGTAATCGAAACGACTGTGTTGTATGATTTGACGCAGAGTTTAATAAAATCTGATGTCAATAAGAGCTTTACGATATTAGACAGGCTGCTCTCTGATGGTAGAGATATTCCCATTATCATTGAAAGCCTGCTCTCTTATTTCAGAGCTGTGCTCCATTATAAGATTCTATGCTCCACTGATTTTACAGTTGGAACTATAGCTGTAGATTTGGATAAAGTTAAGGAGCAGTCCGGGCAGTTAAGCAGAGAGGAATTGATTTTTATATTAGAGCTGCTTAGTGAACTTCAAAATAGAGCAAAGATTGTTTTATCTCCAAGAGTTTTGGTCGAAGTAGGTCTTTTAAAGATATGCAGCAGATCTAAATATCAGATAGTTTTTAATCAGTTTTTAGATAATGATTCAAAAGAGAGGCGGAGTGTCAAAGAGCGGGTATTACCTCTGGTTAAACCTAAGCTTCAGATAAATACTCTGATTAAAAAAAAAGTAACGAAAACATCTCTTTCTCAGAATGATAACAATTTTAAAAAAAATGATTCTGAATTAAAAAGTAACAATAAAGCATTAAGTTTTCAGGAGATTGAGGAGGTTTGGCGAGATGTAGTCGGAGATTTAAGAGATACCAAGCTTTACCTTGCTTCTTATCTTGAAGGTTCTAAGGTTAAGTCTTTTGAGTCTGACAGTATTGTTGTTGAGGTCAAAATTGATTTTGATTTTCAGCGTGAGTTAATAGATGAAAATGATAATAGAAGAATTATTGAAGATTCAATCTCTTTAAAATCGGGCAGGAAGATCAGATTAAAATATCTCTATAGTAAGGTAATTACCGTTGATAATAAAAAAAGAATTCAAGAGATATTAAAAAATCCAAACATAAAAAAGATTTCCAAGCTCTTTAATGCTAAAGTTCTTAAAGTGATACCCAGGAATGATGAAGTTTGA